A stretch of Desulfotalea psychrophila LSv54 DNA encodes these proteins:
- a CDS encoding ZIP family metal transporter produces the protein MVDFFQQFSPVGQAFIATLFTWAVTAAGAALVFFTKRVNQKLLDCMLGFAAGVMIAASFWSLLAPGIEMAEHLGQTPWLTAVIGFMGGGIFMRITDRLLPHLHPSLGMNKSEGIKTSWQRSTLLVLAITLHNIPEGLAVGVAFGAAAAGLPSATLGAAIALAIGIGIQNFPEGTAVSMPLRREGMSKGKSFFFGQASGIVEPIAGVLGALFVLKMQPVLPYALCFAAGAMIFVVVEELIPESQRKYEHIDIVTMATMTGFSVMMILDVALG, from the coding sequence ATGGTTGATTTTTTTCAGCAATTCAGCCCTGTCGGCCAGGCATTTATTGCGACTCTGTTTACCTGGGCGGTGACGGCTGCCGGGGCGGCTCTGGTCTTTTTTACCAAGAGGGTGAACCAAAAATTGCTGGACTGTATGCTTGGATTTGCTGCCGGGGTAATGATTGCTGCAAGTTTTTGGTCATTGCTTGCCCCTGGCATTGAGATGGCTGAACATTTAGGGCAAACCCCATGGTTGACTGCAGTCATAGGCTTTATGGGAGGGGGGATATTTATGCGCATAACGGATAGGTTATTGCCTCATCTTCATCCCAGTTTGGGCATGAATAAGAGTGAAGGTATAAAAACCTCCTGGCAGAGAAGTACCCTGCTTGTTCTGGCCATTACCCTGCATAATATTCCAGAGGGATTGGCCGTAGGGGTGGCTTTTGGTGCTGCGGCGGCTGGCCTGCCTTCGGCGACCCTCGGCGCGGCCATAGCCCTGGCCATTGGTATTGGCATTCAAAACTTTCCTGAAGGGACAGCTGTTTCCATGCCTCTGAGAAGAGAGGGTATGTCCAAGGGCAAAAGTTTTTTCTTTGGCCAGGCCTCGGGTATAGTCGAACCGATTGCCGGTGTTTTGGGGGCCCTCTTTGTCTTGAAGATGCAACCTGTTCTCCCCTATGCCCTCTGTTTTGCGGCCGGTGCCATGATCTTTGTGGTGGTGGAGGAATTGATTCCGGAGTCCCAGAGAAAGTATGAACACATTGATATTGTTACCATGGCAACCATGACCGGATTTTCGGTGATGATGATTCTTGATGTTGCCCTTGGTTAA
- a CDS encoding Na+/H+ antiporter NhaC family protein, with amino-acid sequence MDKNISSQPHFRALLPLGLFLTIFVGSGIYFQSQGTSFAFYQVAAPVAALPAIILSLFLSREKLGASVERFLQGAGHSDIMAMCMIYLLAGGFSSVAKATGGVDAVVGLAISVIPASFLLPGLFVVGALISTAMGTSMGTIAALAPIALGIAGEAGLSLPLTAGAVMSGAMFGDNLSIISDTTIAATRTQGCEMKDKFRVNVAVALPAAIITIIILLFQSQGTATPQVAGDNSLFLALPYLAILVMAVSGVNVFAVLLSGIILAGAAGFWMSPDFTLLIYVKEIYNGFTGMQEIFILSIFIGGLGELMKAQGGLLALEKMVSAGIKRVASGKGGTAIAEAGIGVLAFLTNLCTANNTVSILVTGSVAKNIAKENGVEPKRAAGTLDIFACICQGFIPWGAQILLAASIFKISPLTVVSNVYYCMMLFICVTISLLIPRKN; translated from the coding sequence GTGGACAAAAATATTTCTTCTCAGCCCCATTTTCGGGCTCTTCTCCCCTTGGGGCTTTTTCTCACCATCTTTGTTGGTAGTGGTATCTACTTTCAAAGTCAGGGTACAAGCTTTGCCTTTTATCAGGTAGCTGCACCTGTTGCTGCCCTTCCTGCTATCATTCTCTCACTTTTTCTCTCTCGGGAAAAATTGGGCGCATCGGTGGAGAGATTCCTGCAGGGGGCAGGGCATAGTGATATTATGGCTATGTGCATGATCTACCTCCTCGCCGGTGGCTTTAGCTCTGTTGCCAAGGCAACGGGTGGGGTTGATGCCGTTGTCGGCTTGGCAATTTCAGTAATTCCTGCATCCTTCTTGCTGCCGGGACTTTTTGTTGTGGGTGCTCTTATTTCCACAGCCATGGGTACCTCCATGGGAACCATTGCTGCCCTGGCCCCTATTGCCCTCGGTATTGCTGGGGAAGCCGGGCTTTCTCTGCCTTTGACAGCAGGTGCTGTGATGAGTGGTGCCATGTTTGGTGATAACCTCTCTATTATTTCTGATACCACCATTGCCGCCACCAGAACCCAGGGCTGTGAAATGAAGGATAAGTTTCGGGTCAATGTGGCTGTGGCCCTGCCTGCGGCGATTATTACTATTATTATTCTTCTCTTTCAGTCTCAGGGTACTGCTACTCCTCAGGTGGCTGGGGATAACTCTCTCTTTCTTGCCCTGCCCTATCTTGCTATTCTGGTTATGGCTGTTTCCGGGGTCAATGTATTTGCCGTCTTGCTCTCTGGAATAATCTTGGCAGGCGCTGCAGGTTTTTGGATGAGTCCAGACTTTACCCTCTTGATCTATGTAAAAGAGATCTATAATGGTTTTACCGGAATGCAGGAGATATTTATTCTCTCTATCTTTATTGGTGGATTGGGCGAGTTAATGAAGGCCCAGGGTGGTCTTCTTGCCCTGGAAAAAATGGTTTCGGCGGGGATTAAGCGTGTAGCCTCAGGTAAGGGCGGTACGGCTATAGCCGAGGCGGGAATCGGGGTATTGGCCTTTCTGACAAATCTCTGTACAGCCAATAATACCGTTTCTATTCTGGTTACAGGTAGTGTGGCGAAAAATATTGCCAAGGAAAATGGGGTTGAACCAAAGCGGGCGGCGGGGACCTTGGATATCTTTGCCTGTATCTGCCAGGGATTTATTCCTTGGGGGGCGCAAATTCTGTTGGCGGCATCGATTTTTAAAATTTCTCCCCTCACCGTGGTCAGCAATGTTTACTACTGCATGATGCTCTTTATCTGTGTAACGATTTCCTTGCTCATTCCTCGAAAGAATTAA
- the secG gene encoding preprotein translocase subunit SecG — translation MDTLLTIAHVVVCLFLIGVVLLQHGKGADAGAAFGGGGSSQSLFGSEGPVPLLNKLTTAIAIIFMLTSMALAFISSQSGSGSVMENVITTPAVQESKVATPAVSDVPAVKE, via the coding sequence ATGGATACTCTCCTAACAATTGCACATGTTGTTGTTTGTCTCTTCCTGATTGGAGTTGTTTTACTTCAACACGGTAAGGGTGCTGATGCGGGTGCGGCTTTTGGCGGTGGTGGTTCTAGTCAATCCCTTTTTGGGTCCGAAGGGCCTGTGCCACTGCTTAATAAGCTTACGACTGCTATTGCTATTATTTTTATGTTGACATCTATGGCTTTAGCGTTTATATCATCTCAGTCTGGTTCAGGCTCTGTGATGGAGAACGTTATTACTACGCCGGCGGTGCAAGAGAGCAAGGTTGCAACTCCAGCTGTATCAGATGTACCTGCTGTAAAAGAATAA
- the tpiA gene encoding triose-phosphate isomerase, whose translation MKRKALIAGNWKMHMTVLEGCRLAAEIVASCKDYTDREVLLAPPCTIISEVSHILAGSKIILSSHNVCWEEKGAFTGEISPTMLQDAGASCAIVGHSERRQVFFESDEVINKRLKGALAFGLMGILCIGETLEEREAGNTQAVLERQVRKGLADVPASQMKQVVLAYEPVWAIGTGVTASKEQVQETHAALRQLISEIYEKDIAEGLRILYGGSVKATNVDELMSQQDIDGALVGGAALDSISFARIINFE comes from the coding sequence ATGAAGAGAAAGGCTTTGATTGCAGGGAACTGGAAGATGCATATGACGGTGCTTGAAGGTTGTCGTCTGGCAGCGGAAATTGTTGCATCCTGTAAGGATTATACGGATAGAGAGGTGCTTCTTGCACCGCCCTGCACAATAATAAGCGAAGTCTCCCATATCCTTGCGGGTAGTAAGATTATCCTCTCGTCGCACAATGTCTGCTGGGAAGAAAAGGGTGCCTTTACCGGAGAGATTTCTCCCACTATGCTCCAAGATGCGGGGGCAAGCTGTGCAATTGTTGGCCACTCTGAACGTCGCCAGGTATTTTTTGAAAGTGATGAGGTGATTAACAAACGCTTAAAGGGTGCTCTGGCCTTTGGTTTGATGGGCATTTTATGTATTGGCGAGACCCTTGAGGAGCGTGAGGCGGGCAATACCCAGGCCGTGCTTGAGAGACAGGTGCGTAAGGGACTTGCAGATGTTCCTGCTTCCCAGATGAAACAGGTTGTTCTTGCCTATGAACCTGTCTGGGCAATTGGCACCGGAGTCACGGCAAGCAAGGAGCAGGTTCAGGAAACACACGCTGCCCTGCGGCAATTAATTTCAGAAATATATGAAAAAGATATTGCGGAAGGACTGCGTATATTGTATGGTGGCTCGGTTAAAGCAACCAATGTAGACGAGTTGATGTCCCAACAGGATATCGATGGAGCCTTAGTAGGTGGCGCGGCTTTAGATAGTATATCTTTTGCTCGCATAATTAATTTTGAATAA
- a CDS encoding phosphoglycerate kinase, whose protein sequence is MKSLRELELAGKRVLVRVDFNVPMDDKQRITDDIRIRMVLPTLRYVLEQGGRLIICSHMGRPKGKRVEEYSLAPIARHLAGLLGRDVGIAPDCIGAEVEAQVAALGVGEVLLLQNLRFYGEETENDAVFAGKLAGLADVYVNDAFAVSHRAHASVVGVAERVAEKCAGFLLQTEIDYFHKSMNDPIRPLVALVGGAKVSSKIGALENMLGKVDKMIIGGAMANTFLMSQGVDVGASKVEDDLLVTARNFLQAAGERGMKVYLPVDFVVADRFAADAVHKTVPADSVPEGWMALDVGPASSILFREALQGAGTIVWNGPMGAFEMDAFAGGTMSLCRDVAASQALSITGGGDSNAAVKKSGEADNISYMSTGGGAFLQLMEGKTLPGVDALEA, encoded by the coding sequence ATGAAGTCGTTACGTGAATTGGAACTCGCCGGTAAGCGAGTCTTGGTACGGGTGGATTTTAATGTGCCGATGGATGATAAGCAACGAATAACCGACGATATTCGTATTCGTATGGTTCTTCCCACCCTACGCTATGTGCTTGAACAGGGTGGCCGCTTAATTATCTGTTCTCATATGGGTAGGCCCAAGGGCAAGCGAGTTGAGGAGTATAGTCTTGCTCCCATAGCCCGTCATCTTGCAGGTCTGCTAGGCAGAGATGTCGGCATTGCTCCGGATTGTATTGGTGCTGAGGTGGAGGCGCAGGTGGCAGCCCTTGGCGTAGGCGAGGTGCTTCTTTTGCAAAACCTTCGTTTTTACGGCGAAGAAACGGAAAATGATGCCGTCTTTGCCGGTAAGCTTGCAGGACTTGCCGATGTCTATGTAAATGATGCCTTTGCCGTATCTCATCGAGCCCATGCCTCCGTGGTTGGAGTTGCCGAGCGGGTAGCTGAAAAATGTGCCGGCTTTCTCCTGCAGACAGAGATAGATTATTTTCATAAATCGATGAATGACCCCATTCGTCCCCTGGTGGCCCTGGTGGGTGGAGCCAAGGTCTCCTCTAAGATAGGTGCCCTGGAAAATATGCTTGGTAAGGTCGATAAGATGATTATTGGCGGTGCCATGGCCAATACCTTCTTAATGAGTCAGGGCGTCGATGTTGGTGCCTCAAAGGTGGAGGATGACCTGCTTGTCACCGCCAGGAATTTTCTGCAGGCAGCAGGGGAGCGGGGGATGAAGGTCTATCTTCCCGTTGATTTTGTGGTTGCAGATCGTTTTGCCGCCGATGCGGTGCACAAGACTGTGCCCGCCGATAGTGTTCCGGAGGGTTGGATGGCCCTCGATGTCGGCCCGGCAAGTAGTATTCTCTTTCGAGAGGCCCTGCAGGGTGCCGGTACCATCGTCTGGAATGGGCCCATGGGCGCTTTTGAGATGGATGCCTTTGCCGGAGGGACCATGAGTCTCTGTCGTGATGTTGCCGCTTCGCAGGCGCTTTCGATCACTGGTGGTGGGGATTCTAATGCCGCAGTGAAGAAATCAGGCGAGGCAGATAATATCTCCTATATGTCCACCGGTGGAGGGGCCTTCTTGCAGTTGATGGAGGGGAAAACCCTACCTGGGGTGGATGCCTTGGAAGCATAA
- the rimI gene encoding ribosomal protein S18-alanine N-acetyltransferase, translated as MLFRAMLPADLDSVVRIESQSPSPWSPSSLLEEYNCPRGFQYVLLDGNLIVGWCALTLLDFEAELLKIAIDKSHRGQGLGQLLLKEALAHLEAQNVCEIFLEVRSHNTPACRLYAKNGFKQVGTRKNYYQNPADDALVLKKTVVNN; from the coding sequence ATGTTGTTTCGTGCCATGCTTCCTGCAGATCTTGATTCTGTTGTCAGGATTGAATCACAATCCCCCTCGCCCTGGTCGCCCTCATCCCTGCTCGAAGAATATAATTGTCCTCGTGGTTTTCAATATGTTTTGCTGGATGGTAATCTGATTGTTGGCTGGTGCGCTCTGACCTTGCTTGATTTTGAAGCAGAACTGCTTAAAATTGCTATTGATAAAAGCCATAGAGGGCAAGGGTTGGGGCAGCTGTTGTTGAAGGAGGCCCTGGCACACCTTGAGGCTCAGAATGTCTGTGAGATTTTTTTAGAGGTACGTTCTCATAATACTCCCGCCTGTCGTCTCTATGCTAAAAATGGTTTTAAGCAGGTGGGAACGCGAAAGAATTACTATCAGAATCCTGCCGATGATGCCTTGGTTTTAAAAAAAACAGTTGTTAATAATTAG
- a CDS encoding type I glyceraldehyde-3-phosphate dehydrogenase: MKLGINGLGRIGKLSLWHHVAHENFSEVVVNIGREVGGGLHDLASSIERDSTFGNLAAYLHGCHGGRVIEELNEAAGTMVINGVPVKILRNARNPREIGWQEHGVKLVVDSTGAFTDPTADADSARGALRGHMQSGAEKVVLSAPFKIKSKGLVMPEDAVTVVSGINDESYDPQQHSLISAASCTTTCLSYMIKPLLDSLGADRVLSASMVTVHAATGSQQVLDRLPGAGAQDLRKNRSILNNIILTTTGAAKALALVIPEMASIGFMAESVRVPTAAGSLIILVLNLQDDKEERIKRNLINGIYKEYSEINNFLRYSEEQNVSSDIMGYPVAAAVIEASETHTRTANIQVNLNNVAGASLVDGASPLLDVPVTQAVVYGWYDNELASYTNMLGDLTKQVAAKMI, translated from the coding sequence ATGAAATTAGGTATCAATGGACTTGGAAGGATAGGGAAACTTTCTCTATGGCATCACGTGGCCCATGAAAATTTTTCCGAAGTAGTGGTGAATATTGGTCGCGAAGTTGGAGGTGGCCTCCACGATCTTGCTTCTTCTATTGAACGTGATTCAACCTTTGGCAATCTCGCAGCTTATCTGCATGGATGTCATGGTGGGCGAGTAATTGAGGAACTGAATGAAGCAGCAGGCACCATGGTGATAAATGGTGTCCCTGTTAAAATATTGCGCAATGCGAGAAATCCACGGGAAATTGGCTGGCAAGAGCATGGTGTTAAGCTTGTTGTGGATAGTACGGGTGCCTTTACCGATCCAACAGCCGATGCTGATTCTGCTCGTGGCGCTCTGCGCGGTCATATGCAATCCGGCGCTGAAAAGGTTGTTCTTTCAGCACCGTTTAAGATCAAGTCGAAGGGACTTGTTATGCCGGAAGATGCGGTAACGGTTGTTTCGGGCATTAACGATGAGAGTTATGATCCTCAGCAGCACTCCCTCATTTCAGCGGCATCCTGTACCACGACCTGTCTTTCCTATATGATCAAGCCTTTGCTTGACTCTTTGGGTGCTGACCGGGTGCTGAGTGCTTCTATGGTTACGGTTCATGCCGCAACGGGCAGCCAGCAGGTGCTTGACCGTTTGCCTGGTGCCGGTGCTCAGGATCTACGTAAAAACCGATCGATTTTAAATAATATAATTCTGACCACAACCGGTGCAGCCAAGGCCCTTGCCCTTGTTATTCCCGAGATGGCCTCCATTGGTTTTATGGCAGAGTCCGTCCGTGTCCCTACTGCGGCTGGTTCACTGATTATCCTTGTCCTTAATCTCCAGGATGATAAGGAAGAGCGGATAAAGCGTAATCTGATTAACGGTATCTATAAAGAGTATTCCGAGATCAATAACTTTCTGCGTTATTCAGAGGAACAGAACGTCTCTTCTGATATCATGGGATATCCGGTGGCAGCAGCTGTCATTGAAGCTAGCGAAACCCATACCCGTACCGCCAATATTCAGGTGAACCTGAATAATGTCGCAGGTGCTTCTCTGGTCGATGGTGCGAGTCCGCTCCTCGATGTTCCCGTGACCCAGGCAGTGGTTTACGGTTGGTATGATAATGAGTTGGCTAGTTATACCAATATGCTGGGAGATCTTACTAAGCAGGTAGCAGCTAAGATGATCTAA
- the sfsA gene encoding DNA/RNA nuclease SfsA, translating into MDFSQGLTPARLIRRYKRFLADVEIEDGTIITVYCPNTGTMRTCSTPNSPVMLSISDNPKRKYAHTLEMIFENHTWIGVNTGRTNSIVAKAILNGSIAEFSGATKVQREITVSKGSRLDLLVDHADQKSYIEIKNCSMAENRRAMFPDAVTARGTKHLRELIKLVKQGENAYIFFLIQREDADSFSPATHIDPLYANTLKEALQQGVQALAYQASVILRALPIILNGSNSPHLPQR; encoded by the coding sequence ATGGACTTCTCACAAGGACTCACCCCGGCAAGACTCATCAGAAGATATAAACGGTTTTTAGCGGATGTAGAGATCGAAGATGGTACGATCATAACAGTCTACTGCCCCAATACGGGCACCATGCGTACCTGCTCAACACCTAACAGCCCCGTTATGCTCTCCATCTCCGACAACCCCAAGAGAAAATACGCCCACACCCTGGAGATGATCTTTGAAAATCACACTTGGATAGGAGTTAACACAGGGCGGACAAATAGCATCGTCGCAAAGGCCATTCTCAATGGCAGTATAGCTGAATTTTCTGGAGCTACCAAGGTGCAGCGAGAGATAACCGTCTCCAAGGGCAGTCGATTAGACCTCCTTGTAGACCATGCGGATCAAAAAAGCTATATTGAAATTAAAAATTGTTCCATGGCGGAAAATCGAAGGGCAATGTTCCCCGATGCAGTCACTGCCCGCGGCACAAAGCACCTACGAGAGCTTATCAAATTAGTGAAGCAAGGAGAAAATGCCTACATATTCTTTCTTATCCAACGAGAGGACGCCGATTCCTTCTCGCCGGCAACCCACATAGATCCCCTCTACGCCAACACGCTGAAAGAAGCACTGCAACAAGGAGTGCAGGCACTGGCCTACCAGGCAAGCGTCATTCTCCGAGCGCTTCCAATCATCCTCAACGGCAGTAACTCTCCTCACCTGCCACAAAGGTAA
- a CDS encoding dihydroorotase, with the protein MIIILKGGRVIDPRNRRDEDADIWMEDGQIIAPQETVPEDAKIYDLAGKWVVPGLIDMHVHLRDPGEEYKESIVTGTDAAAAGGFTAVACMPNTDPVNDTGSVTRYILEKSEGAAARVYPVGALSEGLKGESLAEYADMKHAGAVALTDDGNPVVSSQLMRRAMEYAKSHDMLVISHSEEPTLSKRGCMNEGLVATRLGLKGIPAVAESIMVQREIALAGLTGARLHIAHVSCIESLAAIRDAKKRGLPVTAETAPHYFSLTDDAVIGYDTHAKMNPPLRTEEHRQAIRQALADGTLDVIATDHAPHSIVEKEVTFEYAANGIVGLETSLGLSLALVRDGVLTPSRLVELMSSVPAQILSVAGGELGVGAIADVTVIDPELEHTFLIAEGRSRGANSPFDGWKLKGAATLTFVAGEESYCR; encoded by the coding sequence ATGATCATTATATTAAAGGGTGGCAGGGTTATTGATCCGCGTAATCGTCGTGATGAAGATGCGGATATCTGGATGGAAGATGGTCAGATCATTGCTCCTCAGGAGACTGTTCCGGAAGATGCAAAGATCTATGATCTTGCCGGTAAGTGGGTGGTGCCTGGTCTGATAGACATGCATGTGCATCTGCGTGATCCGGGTGAAGAGTATAAGGAGAGTATTGTAACCGGTACCGATGCGGCTGCCGCTGGTGGTTTTACTGCCGTCGCCTGTATGCCAAATACCGATCCTGTCAATGATACCGGATCTGTTACCCGTTATATCCTTGAAAAAAGCGAGGGGGCTGCTGCCCGTGTCTATCCTGTTGGGGCGCTGAGTGAAGGCCTTAAGGGTGAGAGTCTCGCTGAATATGCTGATATGAAGCATGCTGGTGCTGTTGCCCTTACCGATGATGGTAATCCGGTGGTAAGCAGTCAGCTGATGCGCAGGGCCATGGAGTACGCCAAGAGCCATGATATGCTTGTTATCTCTCATTCAGAGGAGCCAACACTGAGTAAGCGAGGCTGCATGAACGAGGGTCTGGTTGCGACTCGTCTTGGTCTTAAGGGTATTCCTGCCGTTGCCGAATCGATTATGGTTCAGCGTGAAATTGCCCTGGCTGGGCTGACCGGGGCTCGCCTCCATATTGCTCATGTGAGCTGTATAGAATCTCTGGCTGCTATTCGCGATGCGAAAAAACGTGGTTTGCCGGTGACAGCAGAGACGGCACCTCATTACTTCTCTTTGACCGATGATGCAGTGATCGGATATGACACCCATGCCAAAATGAATCCGCCTCTACGTACTGAGGAGCATCGCCAGGCAATTCGTCAGGCCTTAGCCGATGGAACTCTCGATGTCATAGCCACCGATCATGCACCTCACTCCATTGTTGAGAAAGAGGTGACCTTTGAGTATGCGGCAAATGGTATAGTGGGTCTTGAAACATCTCTTGGTCTCTCTCTTGCCCTTGTTCGTGATGGTGTTCTTACTCCATCACGCCTTGTGGAACTGATGAGTTCAGTACCAGCCCAAATACTTTCCGTTGCCGGTGGTGAACTGGGGGTAGGTGCTATTGCAGATGTTACCGTAATTGATCCCGAGCTGGAACATACCTTCCTTATTGCAGAAGGCCGTTCCCGGGGGGCAAACTCTCCCTTTGATGGTTGGAAGCTTAAGGGCGCTGCCACTCTTACCTTTGTGGCAGGTGAGGAGAGTTACTGCCGTTGA
- a CDS encoding aspartate carbamoyltransferase catalytic subunit translates to MDSTYCFSHKHIFGIEQMSTEDIVHILDTAQSFKEISERSIKKVPTLRGKTVVNLFLEPSTRTRLSFEVAGKRLSADTFNISGSTSSTTKGETLVDTARNIEAMRPDAIVLRHSSSGAAQILAKHIDASIINAGDGTHEHPSQALLDMMTVRDNFGSIKGLIITIIGDIAHSRVALSDIIGFTKMGATVRLAGPATFIPMGIEAMGVEVYSSVAEAVQDANVVMALRIQKERQNDPLIPSLREYSICYGVNKKLLERAADDVIIMHPGPVNRGVELNPDVADGKGSVILDQVTNGVAVRMALLYLVAGGNRNGEEQGV, encoded by the coding sequence ATGGATTCCACATACTGTTTTTCACATAAACATATTTTTGGCATTGAGCAGATGTCTACGGAGGATATTGTCCATATCCTTGACACGGCTCAATCGTTTAAAGAAATATCAGAGCGCTCCATAAAAAAGGTGCCAACACTGCGCGGTAAAACGGTGGTGAATCTTTTTCTGGAGCCATCGACCAGGACGCGTCTCTCCTTTGAAGTTGCCGGGAAGAGATTGAGTGCAGATACCTTTAATATTTCAGGGTCCACCAGTTCTACCACCAAGGGTGAAACCCTGGTGGATACAGCTCGTAATATTGAGGCGATGCGACCGGATGCGATTGTCCTGCGTCACTCGAGTTCTGGTGCTGCTCAAATTTTGGCCAAACATATAGATGCATCTATCATTAACGCAGGTGATGGTACTCACGAACATCCAAGTCAGGCCCTGCTTGATATGATGACCGTACGGGATAATTTTGGCTCTATCAAGGGCTTGATTATTACTATTATTGGTGACATCGCCCATAGTCGTGTTGCTCTCTCTGATATCATTGGTTTCACCAAGATGGGAGCCACGGTTCGCCTTGCCGGTCCTGCTACCTTTATTCCCATGGGGATAGAGGCGATGGGGGTGGAGGTCTATAGTTCTGTTGCAGAGGCTGTGCAGGATGCTAATGTGGTCATGGCTCTCCGCATTCAAAAGGAGAGACAGAATGATCCGTTGATTCCGAGTCTTCGCGAGTATTCCATCTGTTATGGGGTCAATAAAAAGCTTCTGGAGCGGGCAGCAGATGATGTTATCATCATGCACCCGGGACCTGTGAATCGGGGGGTGGAACTCAATCCCGATGTGGCCGATGGAAAGGGTTCTGTAATCCTTGATCAGGTGACTAACGGTGTTGCCGTACGTATGGCACTTCTCTACCTGGTTGCAGGTGGCAATAGAAATGGTGAGGAGCAGGGAGTTTAG
- the lepB gene encoding signal peptidase I — protein sequence MGKNINGKSVVREYVEAIVVAIILALFIRTFVVQAFKIPSGSMLPTLQIGDHLLVNKFIYGIKTPFSGKTIIPISTPERGDIVVFRFPKDPSIDYIKRVVGISGDQIVIKNKVIYINGKKVDDSHAYVTDSPMLPRGESPRDNLGPILVPDGSIFVMGDNRDNSYDSRFWGFVNKKAILGEAFVLYWSWNIKQPLFSLDRWTSIKWARIGRLVD from the coding sequence TTGGGGAAAAATATAAACGGTAAATCGGTCGTGCGAGAATATGTGGAAGCTATTGTGGTAGCCATTATTCTTGCTCTTTTTATCCGGACTTTTGTCGTTCAGGCCTTTAAAATTCCGTCTGGCTCAATGCTTCCTACCCTGCAAATTGGTGATCACCTACTGGTCAATAAGTTTATTTATGGTATAAAAACGCCTTTCTCTGGAAAAACCATTATTCCCATAAGTACTCCTGAACGCGGAGATATTGTTGTTTTTCGTTTTCCTAAAGATCCCTCCATTGATTATATAAAAAGAGTTGTTGGTATTTCTGGTGATCAAATTGTAATAAAGAACAAGGTCATCTATATTAATGGGAAGAAGGTTGACGATTCCCATGCCTATGTGACTGACTCTCCAATGTTGCCTCGTGGTGAGAGTCCCCGGGATAATCTTGGCCCCATTTTGGTGCCGGATGGAAGCATTTTTGTCATGGGGGATAATCGTGACAATAGCTATGATAGTCGTTTTTGGGGATTTGTGAATAAAAAGGCCATACTGGGTGAGGCATTTGTTCTCTATTGGTCTTGGAATATCAAGCAACCCCTCTTCTCACTTGATAGGTGGACGTCTATAAAATGGGCGCGGATTGGTAGGTTGGTTGATTAG